Proteins from one Desulfonauticus submarinus genomic window:
- a CDS encoding nucleoside recognition domain-containing protein, producing the protein MFILIKNNLKKSFTTWIYLLKIMIPIIIILKILEYFNIIPIIGKILKPIMNLLGLPGSMGIVWATAMINNIYSGIIVLTSLPESQNLTIAQMTVLATIILIAHSLPIELKIVQKSGPKMLFQFFCRFFSALIIGFFLNYIYRNFNLLQDKANIILSISHNDDLFIWSINQIKNLFYIFFIIFILILIIDFIEKTKLLNIFNKLLKPILNLLDIKDKGLILTMVGLTMGLSYGGGILIEESKSGTIPKEEIFTSLTLMGLSHSIIEDTILMLFIGAHLSGILFIRVIMSILIVSIIVRIMKILPLNLKEKILYA; encoded by the coding sequence ATGTTTATATTAATAAAAAATAACTTAAAAAAATCCTTTACAACATGGATTTATCTTTTAAAAATTATGATACCTATCATTATTATATTAAAAATATTAGAATATTTTAATATAATACCAATTATAGGAAAAATATTAAAACCTATTATGAATTTATTGGGATTACCAGGAAGCATGGGTATAGTTTGGGCTACCGCAATGATAAATAATATTTATTCTGGAATTATAGTCTTAACTTCTTTACCAGAAAGTCAAAATTTGACTATTGCTCAAATGACAGTATTAGCAACTATTATTTTAATAGCTCACTCTTTACCTATAGAATTAAAAATTGTACAAAAATCAGGTCCAAAAATGTTATTCCAATTTTTTTGTAGATTTTTCAGTGCTTTAATAATAGGATTCTTTTTAAACTATATTTATCGTAATTTTAATTTATTACAAGATAAAGCAAATATAATATTATCAATTAGTCATAACGATGATTTATTTATATGGTCTATAAATCAAATAAAAAATTTGTTTTATATATTTTTTATAATATTTATTTTAATATTAATTATAGATTTTATCGAAAAAACAAAACTATTAAATATATTTAATAAACTATTAAAACCAATTTTAAATTTATTAGATATAAAAGATAAAGGACTTATATTAACTATGGTTGGTTTAACCATGGGATTATCTTATGGTGGAGGAATTCTAATAGAAGAAAGTAAATCTGGCACAATACCGAAAGAAGAAATTTTTACATCATTAACTTTAATGGGTTTATCTCATAGTATAATAGAAGACACTATTTTAATGCTATTTATAGGAGCACATTTATCAGGTATACTTTTTATACGAGTCATAATGTCTATTTTAATAGTATCTATTATAGTTAGAATAATGAAAATTTTACCTCTCAATTTAAAAGAAAAAATTTTATATGCTTAA
- a CDS encoding Trm112 family protein: protein MAINKELLNILACPKCKNELKLTQKENGLICEKCKKVYPIKEDIPILLIEEAIDLDKFEQNGEN from the coding sequence ATGGCCATTAATAAAGAACTGCTAAATATCTTAGCTTGTCCTAAATGCAAAAATGAACTTAAATTAACTCAAAAAGAAAACGGTCTCATTTGTGAGAAGTGTAAAAAAGTATATCCGATAAAAGAAGATATTCCTATTCTTTTAATAGAAGAAGCAATTGATTTAGATAAATTTGAACAAAATGGTGAAAATTAA
- a CDS encoding TatD family hydrolase has translation MSKKSKIDPEDISLPLEGIDTHAHLSLKHFQNDLENVIQKAKKCGIKYIGNVFLSSEEFFNNIDRLQNNKNIFYILGIHPHDAEKLGNIKEIKKIKDICSKYNIKAIGEIGLDYHYNFSKPKFQKEIFEQQIDLALSLNKPIVIHSREAKEDTFSILNNFKIKKCLFHCFSYDKEALDKILENEWYISLPGTITFKKSKQIQDIAKYTPLNRIMLETDSPYLTPEPYRGKRNEPAFIVFSAYKLAEIKQKDVLEIWKQTAINAKFFFDI, from the coding sequence ATGTCTAAAAAAAGTAAAATAGATCCTGAAGATATTTCTCTACCCCTAGAAGGAATAGATACACACGCCCATCTAAGTTTAAAACATTTTCAAAATGATCTTGAAAATGTTATTCAAAAAGCAAAAAAATGTGGAATTAAATATATTGGAAATGTCTTTTTATCTTCAGAAGAATTTTTTAACAATATAGATAGATTACAAAATAATAAAAATATATTTTATATCTTAGGTATTCACCCACATGATGCTGAAAAATTAGGAAACATAAAAGAAATAAAGAAAATAAAAGATATTTGTTCAAAATATAATATTAAAGCAATTGGTGAAATAGGTCTAGATTACCATTACAATTTCTCAAAACCAAAATTTCAAAAAGAAATTTTTGAACAACAAATAGATTTAGCATTATCTCTAAATAAACCAATCGTAATTCATTCAAGAGAAGCAAAGGAAGATACATTTTCTATCTTAAATAACTTTAAAATAAAAAAATGTCTTTTTCATTGTTTTAGTTATGATAAAGAAGCACTTGATAAAATTTTAGAAAATGAATGGTATATATCTTTACCTGGAACGATTACTTTTAAAAAATCTAAACAAATTCAGGATATTGCTAAATACACTCCTTTAAATCGTATTATGTTAGAAACCGATTCACCTTACTTAACTCCAGAACCTTATAGAGGTAAAAGAAATGAACCTGCTTTTATAGTATTTTCTGCTTATAAATTAGCTGAAATTAAGCAAAAAGATGTTCTTGAAATATGGAAGCAAACAGCTATAAATGCAAAATTTTTTTTTGATATTTAA
- a CDS encoding DUF4911 domain-containing protein, translating into MFSCRIYLKIPRSEIAYLKFLIEGWDNLAYFTVIDKYKAVVQLVCSKDYLQQVLFFLKKINSELNIDIIYVKEEI; encoded by the coding sequence ATGTTTTCGTGTAGAATTTATCTTAAGATTCCACGCTCTGAAATAGCCTATTTAAAGTTTTTAATTGAAGGATGGGATAATTTAGCTTACTTTACGGTTATTGATAAGTATAAGGCTGTTGTGCAGTTAGTTTGTTCAAAAGATTATTTGCAACAAGTATTATTTTTTCTAAAAAAAATAAATTCAGAATTAAATATAGATATAATTTATGTTAAAGAGGAGATATAA
- a CDS encoding M24 family metallopeptidase: MNKFHFSRIKKIQQFILQKKIDCFLILNPTNRYYLSGFELKDVQYNESAGFLIITSNDFFLFTDPRYIEEAKDIFSDNIFIYSGDKFKFIIDILKNRLNIKKIGFEYNFFNYEFFINLNKNFELIPFKNVVENLRKIKDEIEVEHIKKSNQLVYEVFKILPKYFKVGQTEKEIAWFIEKFFKEHGARENAFSPIVAFGKNAAKPHASPSDKKLSFNDVVLIDIGCRFLDYCSDQTRTFWFGDNPSSEFLKNLELVKEAQRKAIEFIKPGVKIKDAYLLVKDFFRKYGVDNYFTHALGHGIGLDTHEIPGINFTNEDLFETGMVITVEPGLYYPEWGGIRWEHMILVTKNGVEIL, encoded by the coding sequence ATGAATAAATTTCATTTTTCAAGAATTAAAAAGATTCAACAATTTATTTTACAAAAAAAAATAGATTGCTTTTTAATATTAAATCCTACTAATCGTTATTATTTATCTGGTTTTGAATTAAAAGATGTTCAATATAATGAAAGTGCTGGTTTTTTAATTATTACTTCTAATGATTTTTTTCTATTTACAGATCCTCGTTATATAGAAGAGGCTAAAGATATTTTTAGTGATAATATTTTTATTTACTCAGGTGATAAATTTAAGTTTATTATCGATATATTAAAAAATAGACTTAATATAAAAAAAATAGGTTTTGAATATAATTTTTTTAATTATGAATTTTTTATTAATTTAAATAAAAATTTTGAATTAATACCTTTTAAAAATGTCGTTGAAAATTTAAGAAAAATAAAGGATGAAATAGAGGTAGAACACATTAAAAAATCAAATCAACTAGTTTATGAAGTTTTTAAAATATTACCTAAATATTTTAAAGTAGGTCAGACAGAAAAAGAAATTGCGTGGTTTATAGAAAAGTTTTTTAAAGAACATGGTGCTAGAGAAAATGCGTTTTCTCCAATTGTTGCTTTTGGTAAAAATGCTGCAAAACCTCATGCATCTCCTTCTGATAAAAAACTTTCTTTTAATGACGTAGTATTAATAGATATAGGTTGTCGTTTTTTAGATTATTGTTCAGATCAAACAAGAACTTTTTGGTTTGGAGATAATCCTTCATCTGAATTTTTAAAAAATTTAGAATTAGTAAAGGAAGCTCAGAGAAAAGCTATAGAATTTATTAAACCAGGAGTAAAAATAAAAGATGCTTATTTGTTAGTAAAAGATTTTTTTAGAAAATATGGGGTAGATAATTATTTTACTCATGCTTTAGGTCATGGAATTGGGTTAGATACTCATGAAATTCCTGGAATAAATTTTACTAATGAAGATCTTTTTGAAACTGGAATGGTTATCACTGTTGAACCTGGATTATATTATCCTGAATGGGGAGGAATTAGGTGGGAGCATATGATTCTTGTCACTAAAAATGGCGTAGAAATTCTTTAA
- a CDS encoding homocysteine biosynthesis protein has translation MATIKKTIQEINEKIKKGKAVILNAKEMAELVKNVGKKKAAAEVDVVTTGTFSPMCSSGLLFNFKQYPPLIKASKVWLNGVPAYAGLAAVDAYLGATEPTEDDPLNRVFPGQFKYGGGHVIEDLLRGRSVHLRAKAYGTDCYPRKYLEKDITLGELNDAILLNPRNCYQNYNCALNLSSKIKYTYMGPLRPHGANVNFATSGCLSPLFNDPYLRTIGTGTKIFLGGGVGYVIGHGTQHNPSPPRNQRGLPLKPAATLMLKGDLKQMDPKYIRGLSIIGYGCSICVGVGIPIPILDEEMAWFTGVSDEDIQMPLIDYGEEYGQGKAKPLKYVNYSELLSGSIEFEGKKILTVPVTSYSLSLEIADTLKKWIEKGDFLLTEPQEFFI, from the coding sequence ATGGCTACAATAAAAAAGACTATTCAGGAAATTAATGAAAAGATTAAGAAAGGGAAAGCAGTTATTTTAAATGCTAAAGAAATGGCTGAGTTAGTGAAAAATGTAGGTAAAAAAAAGGCAGCAGCAGAAGTAGATGTTGTAACTACTGGTACTTTTTCTCCTATGTGTTCCTCTGGACTTCTTTTTAATTTTAAACAATACCCACCTTTGATAAAAGCCTCAAAGGTTTGGTTAAATGGAGTTCCTGCTTATGCTGGACTAGCTGCTGTAGATGCTTATTTAGGAGCAACAGAGCCTACTGAAGACGATCCTTTAAATAGAGTATTTCCAGGACAATTTAAATATGGTGGTGGGCATGTTATTGAGGATTTATTAAGAGGTCGTTCTGTTCATTTAAGAGCTAAAGCTTATGGTACAGATTGTTATCCTCGAAAATATTTAGAAAAAGATATTACTTTAGGAGAATTAAATGACGCTATTTTATTAAATCCGCGTAATTGTTATCAAAATTACAACTGTGCTTTAAATTTGAGTTCTAAAATAAAATATACTTATATGGGCCCTCTTCGTCCTCATGGGGCTAACGTTAATTTTGCTACCTCAGGTTGTTTAAGTCCTTTATTTAATGATCCTTATTTAAGAACAATAGGTACAGGTACTAAAATATTTTTAGGAGGAGGAGTAGGATATGTTATAGGACATGGTACTCAACATAATCCTTCTCCTCCTAGAAATCAACGAGGGTTACCGTTAAAACCTGCTGCCACTTTAATGTTAAAGGGTGATTTAAAACAAATGGATCCTAAGTATATTAGAGGATTAAGTATTATCGGATATGGTTGTTCTATTTGTGTAGGAGTTGGAATCCCTATTCCTATTCTTGATGAAGAAATGGCGTGGTTTACTGGCGTAAGTGATGAAGACATTCAAATGCCACTTATAGATTATGGGGAAGAATATGGGCAAGGAAAAGCAAAACCTTTAAAATATGTTAATTATTCTGAATTATTATCTGGAAGTATTGAGTTTGAAGGAAAGAAGATACTTACAGTACCTGTTACTAGTTATTCACTTTCTTTGGAAATAGCAGATACTTTAAAAAAGTGGATTGAAAAAGGAGATTTTTTATTAACTGAACCTCAAGAGTTTTTTATTTAA
- the dnaN gene encoding DNA polymerase III subunit beta — protein MNISFKREEVLNGVQKISSILPQKSGAAFLRTIWIKAQDSKIQFLATDSNIEIICNYEGQIKEPGLIGIQGKIFADLLKKLSSGDVNIQLKDQKVIIKQNNNKYTIPSVEKSWFQELNNFPEENKKIWSGDVIKEAIDRVYFCIADDESMESMTCLSLKKGNKDGEIEFCGLNGPKMALYKIYNDDIYDIIPDDGILINKKIVNELKKILTEEDIEINLNNNRLFIRTIDKKEMYSFPLSSYEFPKYHDFLNKYKDQLNSILTLNKQSLIESLDRLFLFNTNTKSTVFKLSEKEIILSAYGSEIGEAEEVLECEYHGNLNQIVLMTKDVIEMLEHFNSSLIKFGFSGTLEPFKIEGEDDPNYVIYAMPVEIEEESYYTEE, from the coding sequence ATGAATATTAGTTTTAAAAGAGAAGAGGTGTTAAATGGAGTTCAAAAAATATCATCTATTTTACCTCAAAAAAGCGGAGCAGCTTTTCTAAGAACTATTTGGATTAAAGCCCAAGACTCTAAGATTCAATTCTTAGCCACAGATTCTAATATTGAAATTATTTGTAATTATGAAGGACAAATTAAAGAACCTGGTTTAATTGGTATCCAAGGAAAAATTTTCGCTGATCTTTTAAAAAAGTTAAGTTCTGGAGATGTAAATATTCAATTAAAAGATCAAAAAGTAATAATTAAACAAAATAATAATAAATATACTATTCCAAGTGTAGAAAAATCTTGGTTTCAAGAATTAAATAATTTTCCTGAAGAAAATAAAAAAATATGGTCTGGAGATGTAATAAAAGAAGCAATAGATAGAGTTTATTTTTGTATAGCAGATGACGAAAGTATGGAAAGTATGACATGTTTAAGCCTTAAAAAAGGAAATAAAGATGGAGAAATAGAATTTTGTGGTTTAAATGGTCCTAAAATGGCATTATATAAAATATATAATGATGATATTTACGATATTATACCAGATGACGGAATTTTAATAAATAAAAAAATAGTGAATGAGCTAAAAAAAATCTTAACAGAAGAAGATATTGAAATTAATTTAAATAACAATAGACTATTTATTAGAACAATAGATAAAAAAGAGATGTATTCTTTTCCTTTAAGTTCTTATGAATTTCCTAAGTATCATGATTTTTTAAATAAATATAAAGATCAATTAAATTCAATTCTAACTTTAAATAAACAAAGTCTAATAGAATCTCTTGACAGACTTTTTCTATTTAACACTAATACTAAATCAACTGTATTTAAACTTTCTGAAAAAGAAATAATTCTAAGTGCTTATGGATCTGAAATAGGAGAAGCAGAAGAAGTCTTAGAATGTGAATATCATGGAAATCTAAATCAAATTGTTTTAATGACAAAAGATGTTATTGAAATGTTAGAACATTTTAACTCTTCTTTAATAAAATTTGGATTTTCAGGAACATTAGAACCATTTAAAATAGAAGGTGAAGATGATCCTAATTATGTAATTTATGCAATGCCTGTTGAAATAGAAGAAGAATCCTACTATACTGAGGAGTAA
- the gyrB gene encoding DNA topoisomerase (ATP-hydrolyzing) subunit B — translation MSNYNAESIKILEGLSAVRKRPAMYIGSTDYRGLHHLVYEVVDNSIDEAMAGYCNHIKILIHLDNSVTVIDNGRGIPVDIHPKEGRPAVEVVMTVLHAGGKFDNSTYKVSGGLHGVGVSVVNALSEFLEVTIRRNGKKYFQRYERGIPVTELKEIGETNKTGTTVKFRPDEEIFEEVIFDYSILAKRFEELAYLNSGILIELLDERTGNHDSFKFEGGIKSFVEKLNSGNVAIHPVCYGFAETEQVQVEFAFQYSTNYSEKILSFANNIRTIEGGTHLVGFRTALTRAINNYINNAKDLPKKLKIKISGDDVKEGLAAIVSVKLPNPQFEGQTKTKLGNSEIQGIVASFVYEKVNTFLEENPKEAKTIIEKIVDSARAREAAKKARELVRRKSALSDNSLPGKLADCQSKKPEESEIFIVEGDSAGGSAKQGRNPKFQAILPLRGKILNVEKTRLDKMLENKEIRALITALGLGIEQENLSKLRYHKIIIMTDADVDGAHIRTLLLTLFYRKFKEVIDGGYLYIAQPPLYRISEKKKEYYFVDDKELNEFLLNRILDKIEIYVDDKLIDNKKEFILNLNNLKYNLDEVFNIGLNSNLFFYLLNFKDKITVQNFDSIYLNLKEYLNNFNINLIIDEIINEDEEKRVFLIFESNDFKVKVGIEFFNSKIYRKSFELVKYFKEFSEKFIFNVKFFDNFYQINNLFELYEKIYELSRKGINIQRYKGLGEMNPEQLWDTTMNPDKRILYQVKIEDGEEADELFSNLMGEKVEPRRDFIQRNALLVKELDI, via the coding sequence ATGAGTAATTATAATGCTGAAAGTATTAAAATATTAGAAGGTTTATCTGCTGTTCGTAAAAGACCAGCCATGTATATTGGCAGTACTGATTACAGAGGACTTCATCATCTTGTTTATGAAGTTGTTGATAATAGTATTGATGAAGCTATGGCTGGTTACTGTAATCATATTAAAATATTAATTCATTTAGATAATAGTGTCACTGTAATAGATAATGGTAGAGGAATTCCTGTAGATATTCATCCAAAAGAAGGAAGACCTGCAGTAGAAGTTGTAATGACTGTATTACATGCAGGTGGTAAGTTTGATAATTCTACTTATAAGGTTTCTGGTGGGTTGCATGGTGTTGGAGTTTCTGTTGTTAATGCTTTATCAGAATTTTTAGAAGTTACAATTAGAAGAAATGGTAAAAAATACTTTCAGCGTTATGAAAGAGGAATTCCTGTTACAGAACTAAAAGAAATAGGAGAGACAAATAAAACTGGTACTACTGTTAAATTTAGGCCTGACGAAGAAATTTTTGAAGAGGTAATTTTTGATTATTCTATTTTAGCAAAAAGATTTGAAGAGCTTGCATATTTAAATAGTGGTATTCTAATAGAACTTTTAGATGAAAGAACAGGTAATCACGATAGTTTTAAATTTGAAGGTGGGATTAAATCCTTTGTAGAGAAATTAAATAGTGGAAATGTGGCAATTCATCCTGTATGTTATGGATTTGCAGAAACAGAACAGGTTCAAGTTGAATTTGCTTTTCAGTATTCTACTAATTATTCTGAAAAGATATTATCATTTGCTAACAATATTAGAACTATTGAAGGAGGAACACATTTAGTAGGTTTTAGAACCGCTTTAACAAGAGCTATAAATAATTATATTAATAATGCTAAAGACTTGCCTAAAAAATTAAAAATAAAAATTTCAGGAGATGATGTTAAAGAAGGGTTAGCTGCAATAGTAAGTGTCAAATTACCAAATCCTCAATTTGAAGGTCAAACAAAGACAAAACTTGGAAATAGTGAAATTCAAGGTATTGTAGCGAGTTTTGTTTATGAAAAAGTTAATACTTTTTTAGAAGAAAATCCTAAAGAAGCTAAAACCATTATTGAAAAAATAGTTGACTCTGCAAGAGCTAGAGAAGCAGCCAAAAAGGCACGGGAATTAGTAAGAAGAAAAAGTGCTTTATCTGATAATTCATTACCTGGAAAATTAGCAGATTGTCAGAGCAAAAAGCCAGAAGAAAGTGAAATTTTTATTGTAGAGGGTGATTCTGCAGGTGGTTCAGCTAAACAAGGTAGAAATCCAAAGTTTCAAGCTATTTTGCCTTTAAGAGGTAAAATTTTAAATGTAGAAAAAACTAGGCTTGATAAAATGTTGGAAAATAAAGAGATTAGAGCACTTATTACTGCTCTTGGTCTTGGGATTGAACAGGAGAATTTATCTAAACTTCGTTATCATAAAATTATTATTATGACAGATGCTGATGTTGATGGAGCTCATATTAGAACTCTTCTTTTAACTCTTTTTTATCGTAAATTTAAAGAAGTAATTGATGGAGGATATTTATATATAGCTCAACCACCTCTTTATCGTATTTCTGAAAAAAAGAAAGAATATTATTTTGTAGATGATAAAGAGTTGAATGAATTCTTATTAAACAGAATTTTAGATAAAATAGAAATATATGTTGATGATAAATTAATAGACAATAAAAAAGAATTTATTTTAAATTTAAACAATTTAAAATACAATTTAGATGAAGTTTTTAATATTGGATTAAATAGTAATTTGTTTTTTTATTTATTAAATTTTAAAGATAAAATAACTGTTCAAAATTTTGATTCTATATATTTAAATTTAAAAGAATATTTAAATAATTTTAATATTAATTTAATAATTGATGAAATTATAAATGAAGATGAAGAGAAAAGAGTCTTTTTAATTTTTGAAAGTAATGATTTTAAAGTAAAAGTAGGTATAGAGTTTTTTAATTCTAAAATATATAGAAAATCTTTTGAACTAGTTAAATATTTTAAAGAATTTAGTGAAAAATTTATATTTAATGTAAAATTTTTTGATAATTTTTATCAAATAAATAACTTATTTGAACTTTATGAAAAAATTTATGAACTTTCTAGAAAAGGTATTAATATTCAACGTTATAAGGGTCTTGGTGAAATGAATCCAGAACAATTATGGGATACAACAATGAATCCAGATAAAAGAATTTTATATCAGGTTAAAATTGAAGATGGAGAAGAAGCTGATGAACTGTTTTCAAATTTAATGGGAGAGAAAGTTGAACCAAGAAGGGATTTTATACAAAGAAATGCTTTATTAGTAAAAGAATTAGATATTTAA
- the gyrA gene encoding DNA gyrase subunit A — protein sequence MNYINIEDELKKSYLEYSLSVIVGRALPDVRDGLKPVHRRILYAMHELGNTYNKPFKKSARIVGDVIGKYHPHGDAAVYDALVRMAQNFNMREPLIEGQGNFGSIDGDSAAAMRYTEVRLAKITSEFLTDIDKDTVDFRPNYDNTLKEPEVLPTKIPNLIINGSSGIAVGMATNIPPHNLKEVIEATLYLLDNPNCCVSDLMNFIKGPDFPTGAFVYGQEGLKSAYETGRGSIKIRSKIEIEEGKNKSIVIKEIPYAVNKSNLVEKIAQLINENKIEGIADLRDESDRNGIRIVIELKKGVYEDIIINKLYKFSGLEQSYGINIMAVVNNRPKLLTLKEVLECFLEHRRVVVLRRTKFELNKAEARAHILEGLKKALDIIDEIIKTIKQSKTPSEAKKNLIRNYDFSEIQAQAILDMKLQRLTNLEKQKLIEEYNELIKTIEYLNSILNNKEVLKTVIKEELIKIKQDYSSERKTIILDYDPDNINVEDIIPDSEVVVTLTKNGYIKRTSLSNYNQQKRGGKGIVGANVSKNDFVIDLVTTSNHQDLYLFSNQGKCYKIKVYDIPEASRIAKGIHIKNIIPLAQEEFIAKLVSQRNLTINDYFFFVTKRGLVKKTSTSLFKNIRQTGIIAINLKDGDELIDVKLIHHDSEIMLITKSGYCIRFNTNEIRPIGRNAMGVKGVALREGDKVVSAVEINGDDRKELLTISEKGFGKRTSLDMYRVQSRGGKGIKNMKVNNKTGSVCGSVLVNEKDEIIILNSLNKIIRIGVKDIRKAGRDTMGVKLINIEDGQRIVCFDRVIKEENL from the coding sequence ATTAATTATATTAATATAGAAGATGAGCTAAAAAAGTCTTATTTAGAATATTCACTTAGTGTTATAGTAGGTAGAGCACTTCCAGATGTTAGAGATGGTTTAAAACCAGTTCATCGCCGTATTTTATATGCTATGCATGAGTTAGGTAATACCTATAATAAACCTTTTAAAAAATCTGCAAGAATTGTTGGTGATGTTATTGGTAAATATCATCCTCATGGAGATGCTGCTGTATATGATGCATTAGTGCGCATGGCTCAAAATTTTAATATGAGAGAGCCTCTTATAGAGGGACAAGGTAATTTTGGCTCTATTGATGGAGATTCTGCTGCTGCTATGCGTTATACTGAAGTAAGATTAGCAAAAATTACGTCAGAGTTTTTAACAGATATAGATAAAGATACTGTTGATTTTAGACCTAATTATGACAATACTCTAAAAGAACCAGAAGTATTGCCAACAAAGATACCAAATTTAATTATAAATGGATCTTCAGGTATTGCTGTTGGAATGGCTACGAATATTCCTCCTCATAATTTAAAAGAAGTAATTGAGGCTACTTTATATCTTTTAGATAATCCAAATTGTTGTGTTTCTGATTTAATGAATTTTATTAAAGGACCTGATTTTCCAACAGGTGCTTTTGTATATGGACAAGAAGGATTAAAATCTGCATATGAAACTGGTAGGGGAAGTATAAAGATACGTTCAAAAATAGAAATAGAAGAAGGAAAAAATAAATCTATTGTTATTAAAGAAATACCATATGCAGTTAATAAATCAAATTTGGTAGAAAAAATTGCTCAACTTATAAATGAAAATAAAATTGAAGGTATTGCTGATCTTAGAGATGAATCAGATAGAAATGGTATTAGAATAGTTATAGAGTTAAAAAAAGGTGTTTATGAAGATATAATTATAAATAAATTATATAAGTTTTCTGGATTGGAACAATCTTATGGTATTAATATAATGGCTGTTGTTAATAATCGGCCAAAATTATTAACTTTAAAAGAAGTTTTAGAGTGTTTTTTAGAACATCGAAGAGTAGTTGTCTTACGAAGAACAAAATTTGAATTAAATAAAGCAGAAGCAAGAGCTCATATTTTAGAAGGTCTTAAAAAAGCATTAGATATTATTGATGAAATAATAAAAACTATTAAACAATCAAAAACTCCTTCTGAAGCAAAGAAAAATTTGATTAGAAATTATGATTTTTCAGAGATACAGGCTCAAGCAATTTTAGATATGAAGTTACAGCGTCTTACAAATTTAGAGAAACAAAAATTAATTGAAGAATATAATGAGTTAATTAAGACTATTGAATATTTAAATTCAATTTTAAATAATAAGGAAGTTTTAAAGACAGTAATAAAAGAAGAATTAATAAAAATAAAACAAGATTACTCTTCGGAAAGAAAAACTATTATTTTAGATTATGATCCAGATAATATTAATGTAGAAGATATTATTCCTGACAGTGAAGTTGTTGTTACTTTAACAAAAAATGGATATATTAAAAGAACTTCTCTTAGTAATTATAATCAACAAAAAAGAGGAGGAAAAGGGATTGTTGGAGCAAATGTATCAAAAAATGATTTTGTTATAGACTTAGTAACTACTTCTAATCACCAGGATCTTTATTTATTTTCAAATCAAGGAAAATGTTATAAAATAAAAGTTTATGATATACCAGAAGCTAGCAGAATTGCTAAGGGTATACATATTAAAAATATTATTCCATTAGCCCAAGAAGAATTTATTGCAAAATTGGTTTCTCAACGTAATTTAACTATAAATGACTATTTCTTTTTTGTAACTAAAAGGGGATTAGTTAAAAAAACATCTACATCTTTATTTAAAAATATTAGACAAACTGGTATTATAGCTATTAATTTGAAAGATGGTGATGAACTAATTGATGTTAAACTTATTCATCATGATTCTGAAATTATGTTGATAACAAAAAGTGGATATTGTATCCGTTTTAATACAAATGAGATTAGGCCAATAGGTAGAAATGCAATGGGAGTTAAAGGAGTTGCTTTAAGAGAAGGAGATAAAGTCGTATCAGCAGTAGAAATAAATGGTGATGACAGAAAAGAACTTTTAACTATTTCTGAAAAAGGATTTGGTAAAAGAACATCATTAGATATGTATAGAGTACAATCTAGAGGAGGAAAAGGAATTAAAAATATGAAAGTTAATAATAAAACAGGATCTGTGTGTGGATCTGTTTTGGTAAATGAAAAAGATGAAATTATTATCTTAAATTCTTTAAATAAAATTATTAGAATTGGTGTTAAAGATATAAGAAAAGCTGGAAGAGATACTATGGGAGTTAAGTTAATTAATATTGAAGATGGACAGAGAATTGTTTGTTTTGATAGAGTTATTAAAGAAGAAAATTTATAA